The sequence below is a genomic window from Clostridium putrefaciens.
GGTCATAGATCTAGCACCAGCATAAGAGGCTCCTATAGCTGCATTAATAGCTGCTATTTCATCTTCAACTTGATCAACTACGATTCCTGCTTCTACTTGTTTTTTAGAAAGGTAGGTCATTATACTTGTGGCAGGAGTCATAGGATAAGCCGCATAATAGGAAAGTCCACCAGCTAAAGCTCCAAGAGCTATTGAGGTATTGCCATTTATAAGCATGTTATCTTTTAGATGTCCTTCTTTTAAATCATAGGTGCTATCTACTAAGTTGTAACCCTTATTAAAAGCATCCACATTTATTTTTCTTATTTCATCTGTAAACTTCTTACTAAAGATGTCAGATACACCTTCATTTGATATCCCAAAATATTTTACAACAATACCAGCAGCCACAGATCCAAAGGCCCTTGTGAGGCCTGCATCTTTAGCAAGCTTCATAAGTGGAAACGTCTTAACTCTCTTATCATCATGTTCTATTTTTTCATCTGTTATAATTATGCCATTATCTTCAAGATTATTTAAATGAGTATCTATAGTATCTTTATCTAAAGCAATTATTAAATCTATGGAAGTTGTATGTGTATAAATTGGTTCATCACCAAAACGAACCTGTGTAAAATTGTGTCCACCTCTAACTCTTGACATATAGTCTTTATTAGAAAACACGTAAAATCCTTTTTTGAAAAGCAACTTTTCTATAAAGTCACTAATCGTATCCATACCTTGTCCTGCTGTACCACCAACTAATATATTAAATTTCAAAATTAAACACCTCGTTTCATAAATTTTGCAATCTGTTATATAATTTTTACTATAAATATATAATAGACCTTATTACTCATTGTGTCAATAATGACTATCAATTAAAAGTAATTATTATTGAATTAGAGTGGTGTATAGAGTAAAAGTTGCTGGTAATAATATTATTATATGAAACAACTTATGCTGTGAATTGTATAATAGAAGATATATAAAGCTTAGATAAAGGTTTTAGGAGATATGTGATCCATGTGTACATTTTGATTTTAAAATTATATTTTAATTTAAATAGATATACAGATATAAATATTCAAATATAGTATATCTGTATAAGTTACATAATCAATCTGTACTATTAATATGAAATATTAATAGATTATATAATATTTATTGCTTAATTTTATACTTAAAATTAGATATTAAATGCTGAAAGGATAAGGGAAGTGATTCTTTTTTATATATTAAATCAATAAAGTTTCCTAATGTAAATATTATGAAGATATTACAAGCTAGAGATATCCAATTCATAAGTACTGTAAGCATAATGTATCTTTTAGAATCTTCACATAGGTTTAAAAGTCTTTTATCTACCATCATTAGGTACGGCCCCCTTAATAGTTTTAATCTTTATAAATACTAAGGTCTTTATAATTAATAGGATAACTATAGTAATTTGCATTGGTAATATGGGTTTAGTAAAAAATAAAGTAATTAAAATTGCATATACAGGAATTAAGATAAACAACTTTGATTTTAAGGTCATTCCGTTACTTAACTTAAAGTCTTTCAAGTGTTTTTTATATATTTTAGTATTTTCAAACCAATAATTGATTTTTGAGGATCCCTTTATGAAACAAAAAGAGCATAATAATAAAAATGGAAATGTAGGTAGTAAAGGTAATATTGCGCCTACAAAAGCAAGGAATAAGGATATGAAACCTAACAGTATGAATAAAACCTTTTTTAACATCGTTAACCTCCTGAATGATTATATTTTATAATTAGTATATATGTTAATATAGTAACATTGATGATACTTATTTTCAACAGAGGATTAAAGTCATTATCATTAACAAGAGATTGATATAAGGTTGTCAAAGAGATTCATAAGGGTTATTAGTGTAATTTAAAAGAGTTTGGAAGGGTATCCTAGTAAAGTTTTATTTTTACTAGAATATTTTATTATGACTTAATTAATAAAGTAATGGATACATTATAAAAGGATTTTAAGATCTATTTCTTTGAATATTTGTCCATCTAAGGTTTTGATTTTAAACATGTTTTCATGTAAAATACCGTAACAATGAGGGGTATCTTCCTTTGGAAATGTAATAGAACCAGGATTTAATACAAAAATGTTATTTAAGTTTTCCGCTAAAGGTACATGAGTATGACCGTATATTAGGGCATCTCCAGCACTTAAATTCGGAATATTATTCTTGTTAAAAATATGACCATGAGTTAAAAATAGTCTCTTATTATTATATAGAATTAT
It includes:
- a CDS encoding YbaN family protein, which produces MLKKVLFILLGFISLFLAFVGAILPLLPTFPFLLLCSFCFIKGSSKINYWFENTKIYKKHLKDFKLSNGMTLKSKLFILIPVYAILITLFFTKPILPMQITIVILLIIKTLVFIKIKTIKGAVPNDGR
- the yfcE gene encoding phosphodiesterase: MKLFFISDIHGSAYYLEKALEVFETEKADYLIILGDQLYHGARNPLPRDYDPKKVTSILNSYTDKIIAVRGNCESEVDQMVLNYPTMSDYSIILYNNKRLFLTHGHIFNKNNIPNLSAGDALIYGHTHVPLAENLNNIFVLNPGSITFPKEDTPHCYGILHENMFKIKTLDGQIFKEIDLKILL